The genomic DNA ATATATGCATTTGCAACTGTTGAAGACCCATCATAATTGTTGAAACCCAGCGCAGACGTATAATCTCCCAAAACCCTTATGGACTGATTTTGGTTGGTAGAATTAAATGTCAAGGCCTCTCCATTTGTCCCAACAGTAATGCCATTAAGAGGCATACCACTTCCGCCATAGAGAGTATTTAGCTCGCTGGCTATTGAGGCAGAATTAGAATAACTGCCAGATGGGAGATATATATTGCTGGTAGTACTCTGATCTGTCAATGTGTTAGTAGAGATAATAGACAAAGTCCTTGCTCTGGGATCCACACCGTTTGCTGTGGAACCATACATTGCAAAGTTATATAGATTGCTGTCAGACTGTGCCGAATTGGTAACTCCAGTAGAATCAAAACCCTGGGTACCATCGCCAGCCACTGTTAAAGACGAAATACCAAGACTTGGAGTATAAAAAGCCAGCTTGCCGTTATTGTTCTCTGCATAAACTTGACCGCTTAATGAAGATGAGTTAAAAGCGCTATTCCATGCGCTTGCTAGAGAATCAACGCTCGTATAGCTTCCTGTGGGTATGCTTATGGTCGTCGGACTTGAAGCATTGTTAAGTGTAAAGTTAAGCGTTGCATTGCTTGTTGTGGCTACATTAAGAGGAAATGTTACAGAACTGCCCACAGCAGCAGGAAACGCAAGGGCTTGAAGCCCTGATGCCATAAAAGATGAACCTTGGAAGGTAGAGTCCTGTATAGGGGTAGTACCCTGTAGGTTATCTACCAGCTTAAATGCCAAGAGATTGCCATCCTGATAGGCCTGTATAAGGGGTGTAGCAGTTGCATTTTGGACTCCAGTAGAGCTAAATCCCAAAAGGCCACTTGTGTCCCCGGAAACAGATAAAGACGCAGTAGAATCTAAAACCTTAAATCCCAAAAGGCCACCGTCATTATAAGCCTGGACATGGCCAGAAAGTGAAGAATTTGCTGCTATTTGAGTGTTTATATTGCTAATTAAATCATTAACTGATTTGTAATTGGAAGCATCCGCAGTTATAGTACTGCCATTTATAGTCAATGTCCTCTGTGCTGCGGTTGCCGATCCCAAAGCAAGGTTTAAAGTAGATGGAGAGTCTTCTATTGCATGAGGGGTAGATGTCAGGGCACTATTCGCCATTATTTTAGAGTTAATCTGATCTATTAAGCTCGTCGTAGGACTTGGCGGCGTGCCAGCTGATGCAATTTGGGTATATGTATTTGGATCTATGATAACGCTCTGAGAAGCAAGTCCACCCAACTGGATAGTAAGGGTTCTCTGAGCTGCAGTTGCTTTGGAAAAGTCCAGGTTATAAATTCCGCTCGTTCCCACGTCGGTATTTGCGCTTGAGAGGTTATATCCCGTAGAGCTAAGGTATTGAACGGGCAAGACAGATCCAGAAACGCTTGTCTGATTCGTAGGAGAGCCATAGATATTTTCATTTTGCAAATTTGCAATTGCCTGAGCTATCTGGCCATCCCCACTGCCGCCTGTGGCAGAAGCGCCTATAAGGCCAGGGTTATTAACTATTCTTGGATCTATGCCCATAGTCGTAATGCTACTGCCTGTGAAAAAATTCAGCGTGGGGTTTATATCTCTTACAAGCGATGTCGAGTTAAGAGGATATCCCTGTGATTGTAAGTTGTTTACTGCTGACATAAGAGAGGTGGCCTGACTATTTAGCTGATTCATATAGCTTACAAGATTGTTGTCCCTCATATCCAGAGTAGCTCCTATCTGGCCCCCAGAAACGCTGGCATTCATGCCATCGCTTGACCACACAAGTTTTGACATAGGCTGAGACGTGGAGTCATTTGGATCAGACGGATTGGAAGTGTCAGGGATAACACTAAGCGAGTCATAGCCAGAAGTTGAAACAAGAGAGTGCCCGCCAATAGAAACGAGCAGATTTCCTGATTGATCGGTCGTATAGTTTACGTTCACAAGTTGCGAAAGCTGATTAACCAGGCTATCTCTTTGATCCATTAAATCGTTTGGCTGCTGACCGCTCGCATTTACTACAGAAATCTGTTGATTCAGGGTGTATATATTTTGGGCAATTGTATTCACGTTCGTGGAAAGTGTAGACAAGCTGCTATTTAACTGATTCCTTAAACCTGTAATAGAGCTATATAAGTTCTGATAAGAAAAAATAAGGTTTTGTGAATCTGATACCGCCACCTGTCTGGTAGACAAATCGGACGGGTTGGTTGACAGAGATTGAAAGGCCGTGAAGAAGTTTTGCAGACTGGTCTGTAATCCATTACTGCTGGGCTCTGCTAAGGCAGTCTGGACCTGCTGAAGCAGGGTAGATGAAGTGTTGTAATAAGATTGAGAGCTAGTCGCAGTCCTCACTTCAGAGTCTATAAAACTGTCTCTATATCTTTTTATAGTAGAGATATTTACACCCGTGCCAACCTCTCCAGCATTGGGATAGCTTAACGGGGTGCCCTGATCAAAAACAGGCGACTGTCTTGAATAACCAGTTGTGTTTGCGTTTGCTACGTTGTGGCCTGTAACGTCCATTGCAAGTTGGTTGGAGGCAAGAGCGCTCTGTGCAATCTGAAGGCCTAAAAAGGAAGATATTGTGCTCATTATATTTTTGCCTCAAAAGAAAAGTTTTTTACAGGCTTACCTTCCAGCATTGGAATACCACAAATCTTCAAAGTATACTCGTTCAAAGACTTTGCTATGCTAAGAAGGTGCATATTTCTTTCGTTTAGCTTCTTTACCTTTTCGAGGAGAAAAAGAACTTCTTTTTTTTCAGCGGGTGAAAATCTTCTATTTTTGAGCGCAT from Thermodesulfobium sp. 4217-1 includes the following:
- the flgK gene encoding flagellar hook-associated protein FlgK, coding for MSTISSFLGLQIAQSALASNQLAMDVTGHNVANANTTGYSRQSPVFDQGTPLSYPNAGEVGTGVNISTIKRYRDSFIDSEVRTATSSQSYYNTSSTLLQQVQTALAEPSSNGLQTSLQNFFTAFQSLSTNPSDLSTRQVAVSDSQNLIFSYQNLYSSITGLRNQLNSSLSTLSTNVNTIAQNIYTLNQQISVVNASGQQPNDLMDQRDSLVNQLSQLVNVNYTTDQSGNLLVSIGGHSLVSTSGYDSLSVIPDTSNPSDPNDSTSQPMSKLVWSSDGMNASVSGGQIGATLDMRDNNLVSYMNQLNSQATSLMSAVNNLQSQGYPLNSTSLVRDINPTLNFFTGSSITTMGIDPRIVNNPGLIGASATGGSGDGQIAQAIANLQNENIYGSPTNQTSVSGSVLPVQYLSSTGYNLSSANTDVGTSGIYNLDFSKATAAQRTLTIQLGGLASQSVIIDPNTYTQIASAGTPPSPTTSLIDQINSKIMANSALTSTPHAIEDSPSTLNLALGSATAAQRTLTINGSTITADASNYKSVNDLISNINTQIAANSSLSGHVQAYNDGGLLGFKVLDSTASLSVSGDTSGLLGFSSTGVQNATATPLIQAYQDGNLLAFKLVDNLQGTTPIQDSTFQGSSFMASGLQALAFPAAVGSSVTFPLNVATTSNATLNFTLNNASSPTTISIPTGSYTSVDSLASAWNSAFNSSSLSGQVYAENNNGKLAFYTPSLGISSLTVAGDGTQGFDSTGVTNSAQSDSNLYNFAMYGSTANGVDPRARTLSIISTNTLTDQSTTSNIYLPSGSYSNSASIASELNTLYGGSGMPLNGITVGTNGEALTFNSTNQNQSIRVLGDYTSALGFNNYDGSSTVANAYIGMTSNIGTQGQQASTNYTDQSNVVTLLQNQQQSVEGVSMDEEMTNLIQYQTAYSASARVINTINSMLDKLINSTG